A genome region from Methanobacterium petrolearium includes the following:
- a CDS encoding tetratricopeptide repeat protein, whose translation MRLFDSYKLKSLLKKGVGLENQGNYLEALECYDKAGKLDPENFYVWYNKGVSFSKMGRYSEALECYDKAIKINPKDFRAWYNKGNAFNGLEKYEKSIKSFDKALKLKPNFSSAWNNKGNALRYLERFEEAINNYDHALKLDKNHVKALNSKGMIFKDLENYKNALECFDKVLNINPVFVDAWINKGDTLNYLEMYEDALKCFDEALKLDADNLKALTYKGLTLVLVKKPQKALEYFNRVLDVNSDFEPAKKAKDKILSSMS comes from the coding sequence ATGAGACTTTTCGATAGTTACAAACTTAAATCCTTGCTTAAGAAGGGTGTTGGACTTGAGAATCAGGGTAATTACTTGGAGGCCTTGGAATGTTATGATAAAGCTGGAAAGTTAGATCCTGAGAATTTTTATGTGTGGTATAATAAAGGAGTGTCTTTTAGTAAGATGGGTAGATATTCTGAAGCCTTGGAATGTTATGATAAAGCTATAAAAATAAATCCAAAAGATTTCAGAGCATGGTATAATAAAGGAAATGCATTTAATGGTCTTGAAAAGTATGAGAAATCCATAAAATCTTTTGATAAGGCCCTAAAACTTAAACCAAATTTTTCTTCAGCATGGAATAATAAGGGGAATGCTCTCAGATATCTGGAGAGATTTGAAGAGGCAATTAATAATTATGATCATGCCTTAAAGTTAGATAAAAACCATGTTAAGGCCTTGAACAGCAAGGGAATGATTTTCAAAGATCTTGAGAATTACAAGAATGCTTTGGAGTGCTTCGACAAAGTTTTAAATATAAACCCTGTTTTCGTTGATGCTTGGATTAATAAAGGTGATACTCTTAACTATCTTGAAATGTATGAAGACGCTCTTAAATGTTTTGATGAGGCCTTGAAATTAGATGCAGATAATTTAAAAGCATTAACTTATAAAGGTCTTACTCTTGTACTAGTTAAAAAACCGCAAAAAGCTTTAGAGTATTTCAACAGAGTATTAGATGTAAATTCTGACTTTGAACCAGCTAAAAAAGCTAAAGATAAAATTTTATCTTCAATGTCTTAA
- a CDS encoding ammonium transporter, translating to MDPIFSSGDTAWMLISTALVILMTIPGVALFYGGLIRRENVLNTLFLSFITFSIVSILWFIYGYDLAFGADVWGVLGNLTNPFFNGVLESGTLSSYAPTIPTALYAVFQMTFAAITVALISGAIVERMKFSAWLAFVPLWLTLVYIPIAHWVWGGGWLAQMGVLDFAGGIVVHLSSGIAALALVLLVGIRKNAKLLPHHLGYSVIGTGLLWFGWFGFNAGSALGASNLAVSAMIVTNTSAAMGMLTWILMDKLNTGKPTLLGALSGAIAGLATITPAAGYVNVTAAIIIGFVSSIICYYAVSHLKPLIGYDDALDVFGIHGMSGIIGTLATGIFATPLINSAITGGVIAGNPAQLGIQFLAVVSVGLYSFIVTYLLGWVINRTIGLRVEDDHEVQGLDINLHEESGYRLS from the coding sequence ATGGATCCTATTTTTAGTAGTGGTGACACGGCATGGATGTTGATTTCCACTGCCCTTGTAATCTTAATGACCATACCCGGAGTAGCCCTCTTCTACGGTGGGCTAATCCGGAGAGAAAACGTTTTAAACACATTGTTTCTTTCATTTATAACCTTCTCCATTGTAAGTATACTCTGGTTTATATATGGATATGACCTGGCCTTCGGTGCAGATGTGTGGGGTGTGTTAGGCAACCTGACCAATCCTTTCTTCAATGGGGTGCTAGAGTCAGGAACTCTTTCTAGTTATGCTCCCACAATACCAACTGCCCTTTATGCTGTATTCCAGATGACATTTGCAGCTATCACTGTAGCACTTATTAGCGGGGCTATTGTAGAAAGAATGAAGTTTTCTGCCTGGTTGGCCTTCGTACCATTGTGGTTAACATTGGTATATATTCCTATAGCCCATTGGGTGTGGGGAGGAGGATGGCTGGCACAAATGGGTGTTCTGGACTTTGCTGGAGGGATCGTAGTACATTTAAGCTCAGGTATAGCTGCTCTGGCCCTGGTTTTATTAGTAGGAATTCGTAAAAATGCTAAACTACTTCCCCACCACCTTGGGTACTCAGTGATTGGTACTGGACTTTTATGGTTCGGTTGGTTTGGATTTAATGCAGGATCAGCACTGGGTGCAAGTAATCTGGCAGTTTCAGCCATGATCGTTACCAACACCTCGGCAGCCATGGGGATGCTGACATGGATACTGATGGACAAACTGAATACAGGTAAACCAACCCTTTTAGGTGCTTTATCCGGAGCAATAGCTGGTTTAGCCACAATAACACCTGCAGCAGGCTACGTGAATGTTACTGCTGCTATAATAATTGGTTTTGTATCATCAATTATCTGTTACTATGCAGTAAGTCATCTCAAACCATTAATCGGTTATGATGATGCCCTGGATGTATTCGGAATTCATGGAATGTCCGGCATTATAGGAACTCTGGCTACCGGTATATTTGCTACACCCCTCATAAATAGTGCAATAACCGGTGGAGTTATAGCAGGTAACCCTGCCCAACTAGGAATTCAATTTTTAGCAGTTGTTTCTGTGGGACTTTACTCCTTCATAGTCACTTACCTCCTGGGTTGGGTTATTAACAGAACCATTGGTCTGAGAGTAGAAGATGATCATGAAGTGCAGGGTCTGGACATTAACCTACACGAGGAATCCGGTTACAGACTATCATAG
- a CDS encoding ammonium transporter: MDVLNSGDTAWMLISTALVLLMTVPGVALFYGGLTKKANVLNTMFMSLIAFSITSIIWVLYGYQFAFGADMLGGIIGNPANLLFSGIGVDQLSGTIPETVFIAFQLTFAAITVALISGAVVERMKFSSWMVFVIAWVSLVYVPIAHWVWGGGFLSALGALDFAGGTVVHVNCGVAALALILLLGKRKEVKLLPHNLGYSVIGAALLWFGWFGFNAGSALAADGLAGQAFINTNTAAAAAMISWVIIDYLKTGKPTVLGAITGAVAGLVAITPAAGFVTVQAAVIIGLLTSVVSYLSISYLKPKLGYDDALDVFGVHGMSGLWGALATGLFAAPFIGEASGLFYGNPEQLLIQIIAIVVVAVYSFVVTLIIGKIIDMVMGLRVEDKEEIEGLDISLHEETGYRI, encoded by the coding sequence ATGGATGTTTTAAATTCTGGTGACACCGCCTGGATGCTAATTTCCACTGCACTGGTACTGTTAATGACCGTGCCTGGAGTAGCACTTTTCTACGGAGGTCTTACCAAGAAAGCAAATGTATTAAACACCATGTTCATGTCCCTTATTGCATTCTCCATTACCAGTATCATCTGGGTATTATATGGTTATCAGTTCGCATTCGGGGCAGACATGTTGGGAGGAATAATTGGAAACCCTGCAAATCTATTGTTTAGTGGAATAGGAGTAGATCAATTATCTGGAACCATACCAGAAACTGTATTCATAGCTTTCCAGTTGACGTTCGCCGCCATAACAGTAGCTCTGATTTCTGGAGCTGTAGTGGAAAGGATGAAGTTCTCTTCATGGATGGTATTCGTTATTGCATGGGTATCCTTGGTATATGTACCTATAGCCCACTGGGTATGGGGTGGAGGATTCCTGAGCGCCTTAGGTGCCCTGGACTTTGCAGGAGGTACCGTAGTACACGTTAACTGTGGTGTAGCTGCCCTGGCCCTGATACTGCTTTTAGGTAAACGTAAAGAAGTTAAATTATTACCACACAATCTGGGATACTCTGTTATTGGTGCTGCACTGCTATGGTTCGGTTGGTTCGGATTCAACGCAGGATCAGCCCTAGCTGCAGATGGACTGGCAGGTCAAGCGTTCATTAATACTAACACTGCCGCTGCCGCCGCCATGATCTCATGGGTCATAATCGATTACTTGAAAACCGGTAAACCAACTGTTCTGGGCGCAATAACCGGTGCAGTAGCTGGATTGGTTGCAATCACACCTGCAGCTGGTTTCGTGACTGTGCAGGCTGCTGTGATTATCGGTCTATTGACCAGTGTAGTTTCATACCTCTCCATAAGCTACCTGAAACCCAAACTGGGTTACGACGATGCCCTGGACGTATTCGGTGTCCACGGAATGTCTGGTCTATGGGGTGCTCTGGCTACAGGTTTATTCGCCGCCCCATTCATCGGTGAAGCATCAGGACTATTTTATGGTAACCCTGAACAATTACTGATCCAGATAATAGCCATAGTCGTGGTAGCTGTTTACAGCTTCGTGGTCACCCTGATAATAGGTAAAATCATTGACATGGTCATGGGATTACGCGTGGAAGATAAAGAAGAAATCGAAGGACTGGACATTTCTCTACACGAAGAGACCGGTTATCGTATTTAA
- a CDS encoding GXGXG domain-containing protein, whose protein sequence is MKELKINAQEKSPREINRTVKQATKENDRIVIENPNAMHYLLAGLTEPVDVVIDGSAGYFVATMIHGARVHINGNAGWFPADNMTAGEVIIDGSAGDGVGQGIYGGTVVVHKDVGSRTGEIMKNGTIIVGGNSGFMSGLFMMGGRIIVLGDISDDAGESIIRGTIYVGGEIKSLGKNAKIEELEEEETSELKELLENYDFHLEETSYQKFRKIVPRSARPFYGQESEEG, encoded by the coding sequence ATGAAGGAATTGAAAATTAACGCTCAAGAAAAATCACCCCGGGAAATTAACCGGACAGTTAAGCAGGCAACCAAAGAGAACGATCGTATTGTGATTGAAAACCCCAATGCAATGCATTACCTCCTAGCCGGACTAACCGAACCAGTTGATGTGGTGATAGATGGATCTGCAGGTTACTTTGTAGCAACTATGATACACGGAGCCAGAGTACATATCAATGGAAATGCTGGCTGGTTCCCTGCAGACAACATGACCGCAGGCGAAGTCATTATCGATGGTTCAGCTGGAGATGGTGTAGGCCAGGGAATTTACGGTGGAACTGTTGTGGTACATAAAGATGTAGGTTCTCGTACCGGAGAAATCATGAAAAATGGAACCATCATTGTGGGAGGAAATTCCGGATTCATGAGCGGGTTGTTTATGATGGGCGGCCGAATAATAGTCCTTGGAGACATTTCAGATGATGCAGGAGAATCCATAATCCGAGGAACCATCTACGTAGGTGGCGAGATCAAAAGTCTGGGTAAAAATGCTAAAATAGAAGAACTGGAAGAAGAAGAAACATCCGAGTTAAAAGAACTCCTGGAAAACTACGACTTCCACCTTGAAGAAACCAGTTACCAAAAATTCCGTAAAATCGTACCACGCAGTGCCAGGCCATTCTATGGTCAGGAATCAGAGGAGGGATGA
- a CDS encoding glutamate synthase-related protein — protein MPFKIERNRDLCLNNFDRPGCCWYLCDNRDENLCKNCYSCYNNCPHDVYEIVDDEPYPLHHENCVGCRICEEMCPNNAIEVRAVPQDVRNVWSFNDLVEINRKSTEGSYKVRGCGATRPIPTFDDLVIVPAQVSRPPIDKYREPCNTRVVLGSRYAENPLVLDTPIMIAAMSFGALSKEAKIALAMGATLAGTATNTGEGGMLPEERRYANKLIAQYASGRFGVSAEYLNNSDAVEIKIGQGAKSGMGGHLLGEKVTAEVSKIRMIPEGTDALSPARHMDIVGPEDLSMKISQLREITDWKVPIMVKFTSGRVSDDVKIAAKAGADIVVVDGMQGGTGAGPDVVTEHSGVPTIASIVEADEALKHINLREEVSLVAAGGIRNGADVAKAIALGADACYIATSALVSIGCRVCQMCYAGTCRKGIATQNPQLRRRLDYIEGGKRVARYIEAMTEEAVMLTQQAGNTDLLKLEKDDLRALTVESSAMTGVKMAGLEAPIKN, from the coding sequence ATGCCTTTTAAAATAGAAAGAAACCGGGACTTGTGTCTTAACAACTTTGACCGTCCAGGTTGCTGCTGGTATCTATGTGATAACCGGGATGAAAATCTCTGTAAAAACTGCTATTCCTGTTACAACAACTGCCCACATGATGTTTACGAGATAGTGGATGATGAACCATACCCCCTGCACCATGAAAACTGTGTGGGTTGCCGTATATGTGAGGAAATGTGTCCCAACAATGCTATAGAAGTCAGGGCTGTGCCTCAGGATGTGCGAAATGTGTGGAGCTTCAACGATCTGGTGGAAATAAACCGTAAATCCACCGAAGGATCCTACAAGGTCCGAGGATGCGGTGCCACTCGACCCATTCCCACCTTTGATGACCTGGTGATTGTACCAGCCCAGGTTTCCCGACCACCCATCGACAAGTACAGGGAACCTTGTAACACTAGAGTAGTTCTGGGAAGTCGTTACGCTGAAAACCCACTGGTTCTGGACACACCTATCATGATCGCGGCGATGAGTTTCGGAGCTTTATCCAAAGAAGCCAAAATCGCCCTGGCCATGGGCGCCACCCTGGCTGGTACTGCCACCAACACTGGTGAAGGAGGAATGCTCCCTGAAGAGCGCAGATATGCCAATAAACTCATTGCCCAATACGCATCTGGCCGTTTCGGTGTCAGTGCTGAGTATCTGAACAATTCAGATGCAGTTGAGATTAAAATAGGCCAGGGTGCCAAGTCAGGTATGGGAGGCCACCTCTTAGGTGAGAAAGTCACTGCTGAGGTTTCTAAGATAAGGATGATACCGGAAGGCACTGACGCCCTGAGCCCAGCCAGGCACATGGACATTGTGGGGCCCGAAGATCTGAGCATGAAGATCAGCCAGCTCCGGGAGATCACCGATTGGAAAGTACCTATAATGGTGAAATTCACCAGTGGAAGGGTCAGTGATGATGTGAAGATCGCTGCCAAAGCCGGAGCTGATATTGTCGTAGTTGATGGTATGCAGGGAGGAACCGGAGCTGGACCTGATGTGGTCACAGAACACAGTGGTGTTCCTACCATTGCCTCCATTGTCGAGGCAGACGAAGCCCTCAAACATATCAACCTCAGGGAAGAGGTGAGTCTGGTTGCTGCCGGTGGAATAAGAAACGGTGCCGATGTTGCCAAAGCCATAGCCCTGGGAGCTGATGCATGTTACATTGCCACCAGTGCCCTGGTAAGCATAGGTTGTCGTGTTTGCCAGATGTGTTACGCTGGAACCTGTCGTAAGGGAATTGCCACCCAAAACCCACAACTCAGACGGAGACTGGACTACATTGAAGGTGGAAAACGTGTGGCCAGATACATAGAAGCCATGACTGAAGAAGCAGTCATGTTAACCCAGCAAGCAGGGAACACCGATCTACTAAAATTAGAAAAGGATGATCTCAGGGCTCTTACTGTAGAGTCATCAGCCATGACTGGAGTGAAAATGGCTGGTCTAGAAGCGCCAATCAAAAATTAA
- a CDS encoding P-II family nitrogen regulator gives MKEIVAIIRPNKLDEVKDALEETGCHGITVTEVKGRGRQLGITESYRGSDYRIDMLPKTRLEIVVEDEDMENVIKTIVETAQTGDIGDGKIFISTVDDVVRIRTGERGEEAV, from the coding sequence ATGAAAGAAATTGTGGCCATAATCAGACCAAATAAATTAGATGAAGTTAAAGATGCCCTTGAAGAAACTGGATGTCATGGAATTACTGTGACCGAAGTTAAAGGACGTGGAAGACAGTTAGGAATAACTGAAAGCTACAGAGGAAGTGATTACAGAATCGACATGCTACCCAAAACCCGTCTGGAAATTGTGGTAGAAGATGAAGATATGGAGAACGTAATTAAAACCATTGTAGAAACAGCGCAAACCGGGGATATTGGAGATGGAAAAATTTTCATCTCAACGGTGGACGACGTTGTCCGTATCCGAACAGGAGAAAGGGGAGAAGAAGCAGTTTAA
- a CDS encoding P-II family nitrogen regulator, translating into MKRIITIIRPDKLEDVKQALEDIGCHGMTVKDVKGRGIQLGITESYRGTDYKVDLLPKTQIEIVAKTEDVDEIVDTITKYAQTGCIGDGKIFISPVEEVIRIRTGERGNKAV; encoded by the coding sequence ATGAAAAGGATCATAACCATCATCAGGCCGGATAAACTTGAAGATGTTAAACAGGCCCTGGAAGACATTGGCTGCCATGGGATGACTGTTAAAGATGTTAAAGGAAGAGGAATACAGTTGGGAATAACTGAAAGTTACCGTGGTACTGATTACAAAGTTGATCTATTACCTAAAACTCAGATTGAAATTGTGGCTAAAACTGAGGATGTGGATGAAATTGTGGATACCATTACCAAATACGCTCAAACAGGCTGCATTGGTGATGGAAAGATTTTTATATCACCTGTAGAAGAAGTTATACGTATTCGTACCGGTGAAAGAGGAAACAAAGCCGTATAA
- a CDS encoding MBL fold metallo-hydrolase: MYQEIIPKLYLIKTGKPSCQSYLIIGNKMNVLIDPGINQNFGILKKDLHDIGIDINSLSMVINTHEHVDHFGANIYLQDKLPIIAHRYAATKIASADDEVLLCRAHGHDPHGYHVHLWLENMNVIDMGNWFLKIFHTPGHTSGSLCIYEPRERILISGDTVFARGTISNISSSGSYGEYINSLARLNTMKIDLLLPGHGKISTNVEEDIEKAIENANHKHEEFLNQNKLPEIQNK, encoded by the coding sequence ATGTACCAGGAAATAATCCCAAAATTATATTTAATTAAAACCGGCAAACCCAGTTGCCAGTCCTATCTCATCATTGGAAATAAAATGAATGTTCTCATTGATCCTGGCATAAATCAGAATTTTGGAATCTTAAAAAAAGATCTGCACGATATTGGAATAGACATAAACTCGTTAAGTATGGTTATAAACACCCATGAACACGTGGATCACTTTGGAGCCAACATTTACCTGCAGGATAAGTTGCCAATTATAGCACACCGATATGCAGCCACCAAAATAGCATCTGCAGATGACGAGGTACTGCTCTGCCGGGCACATGGACATGACCCCCATGGTTATCACGTGCACTTGTGGTTAGAGAATATGAATGTGATTGACATGGGAAACTGGTTTTTGAAGATATTCCACACTCCAGGACATACCTCTGGATCACTGTGCATCTATGAGCCCCGTGAAAGAATACTGATCTCTGGTGATACCGTATTTGCCAGGGGCACCATATCCAACATATCCAGCTCAGGAAGCTACGGTGAATACATAAACTCCCTGGCCCGGCTGAATACTATGAAAATAGACCTATTATTACCTGGTCACGGTAAAATATCCACCAATGTAGAAGAAGACATTGAAAAAGCCATCGAAAACGCCAATCATAAACATGAAGAATTTTTAAACCAGAATAAATTACCGGAAATTCAGAATAAATAA
- a CDS encoding Fpg/Nei family DNA glycosylase, with the protein MPELPSVAIFKNYFDETSLNQSIKDVKVLSPEILIDTSTEKMKTTLKGHRFIDSQRYGKYLFGKLDNNLFLIMHFGMTGYLDYVSENNHKHHQLLYSTKSSKYPRLIIQFSGGDVLAFDDARKLGKLGITRAPDKFIELKKLGPDALEVNFEDFQEMVKGRKGMIKPLLMNQNVIAGIGNLYADEILYQSHVHPMTHADKLNVSDWEDLFKNMRKVLDTAIEYHDEPGSLPKSYLLPHRCPGGECPEGGSLEVIKVAGRTTFLCPHRQKIR; encoded by the coding sequence ATGCCTGAACTTCCCAGTGTTGCGATCTTTAAAAACTATTTTGATGAAACTTCCCTGAATCAATCCATAAAAGATGTGAAAGTTTTAAGTCCAGAAATTCTGATAGACACCAGTACCGAAAAGATGAAAACAACCCTAAAAGGGCATAGATTCATTGATAGCCAGCGCTATGGAAAATACCTTTTCGGAAAACTGGATAATAACCTATTTCTGATAATGCACTTTGGAATGACCGGATATCTAGATTACGTGTCTGAAAATAATCATAAACATCATCAACTCCTTTACAGTACCAAAAGTTCCAAATATCCCCGGCTGATAATCCAATTTTCAGGCGGTGATGTTCTTGCCTTTGATGATGCCCGTAAATTAGGTAAGCTGGGTATAACCAGGGCCCCAGATAAATTTATTGAGTTGAAAAAATTGGGTCCTGATGCACTGGAAGTAAATTTTGAAGATTTCCAGGAAATGGTTAAAGGAAGAAAGGGAATGATCAAACCACTTTTGATGAACCAGAATGTGATTGCGGGCATTGGCAATCTTTACGCTGATGAAATATTATACCAGAGTCATGTGCATCCCATGACCCATGCCGATAAGTTAAATGTCTCAGATTGGGAAGATCTCTTCAAAAATATGAGAAAAGTACTGGATACAGCCATAGAATATCATGACGAACCAGGATCTCTCCCCAAGTCCTATTTACTTCCTCACCGGTGCCCTGGAGGGGAATGTCCTGAAGGGGGAAGTTTAGAAGTTATAAAGGTTGCTGGTAGAACCACGTTCCTATGTCCTCATCGGCAGAAAATAAGGTAA
- a CDS encoding Coenzyme F420 hydrogenase/dehydrogenase, beta subunit C-terminal domain, protein MTQPPKDQKSVALVGTPCHIIAAEKMDHYHDIIGDVPVDFKLGLFCMENFSHTYLKTFLSQNNIKMDDVKEFRVEKGQFWAYLKNGEVFKVPLSKAKACMRKNCQVCMDYTSELADLSVGSVGSTPGWSTVIARTEKGLKALQQAENEGYIETKPIKESGILLLEKLANKKKEENKEEIRKRESVARPVLYRRYINDEEFTEEVASCQFDDLKSDVIDVGSCVLCGACYYVCPENIITIEDRKPQLKGNCPPECNLCYVACPRTYLSQEVLNRDLDQEALGNYMKIVSVRATRAKGQDGGVVTALLNYLLDENITQQTIVVDKRDDNPWKPEAILTSQVEDVIKAAGTKYSACPVFKVLKDNTEKNSEKESAKEVS, encoded by the coding sequence ATGACCCAACCCCCTAAAGACCAAAAGAGTGTGGCTCTGGTGGGAACTCCCTGCCACATCATAGCTGCAGAAAAAATGGACCACTACCACGATATCATTGGTGATGTTCCAGTGGATTTCAAGTTAGGACTCTTCTGTATGGAAAATTTCTCACACACCTACCTTAAAACATTCTTATCTCAAAATAACATCAAAATGGATGATGTGAAAGAGTTCAGAGTGGAAAAAGGCCAGTTCTGGGCCTACCTGAAAAACGGCGAGGTATTCAAAGTACCATTATCCAAAGCCAAGGCCTGTATGAGGAAAAACTGTCAAGTGTGCATGGATTACACCTCAGAACTGGCTGATCTTTCAGTGGGTAGTGTGGGCTCAACTCCAGGATGGTCCACAGTCATCGCCAGAACCGAAAAAGGCCTTAAAGCATTACAACAAGCTGAAAATGAGGGTTACATAGAAACCAAACCCATCAAAGAGTCAGGAATTCTTTTATTAGAGAAATTAGCTAATAAAAAGAAGGAAGAAAACAAGGAAGAAATACGAAAAAGAGAATCTGTTGCTCGCCCTGTTCTCTACCGTAGATACATTAACGACGAGGAATTCACTGAAGAAGTTGCTTCCTGCCAGTTTGATGACCTGAAATCCGATGTTATTGATGTGGGTAGCTGTGTACTCTGTGGAGCCTGTTACTATGTCTGTCCTGAGAACATAATAACCATTGAAGATCGAAAACCACAACTAAAAGGGAATTGCCCCCCGGAATGTAACCTCTGTTATGTAGCCTGTCCCCGCACCTACCTATCACAGGAAGTTTTAAACCGGGACCTGGATCAGGAAGCCCTGGGAAACTACATGAAAATAGTATCTGTCCGTGCAACCCGTGCTAAGGGTCAGGATGGAGGAGTGGTTACTGCTCTTTTAAATTACCTTTTAGATGAGAATATAACCCAACAGACCATTGTGGTGGATAAAAGGGATGATAATCCCTGGAAACCAGAGGCCATTCTAACTTCCCAAGTGGAAGATGTGATTAAAGCCGCTGGTACCAAATACTCTGCCTGTCCTGTTTTCAAAGTACTTAAAGATAACACTGAAAAGAATTCCGAAAAAGAATCTGCAAAGGAGGTGTCCTAG
- a CDS encoding PepSY domain-containing protein: protein MIKRLTLALMALMVLIVVVSGCTSENKTQNNTQNISNQTQNNSTTNSTTNSNIKSPEEAKEIALQFVDEPGVTAGTPVLNTVDGRQIYVVPLYQNGEAVGEIELDAKTGENLGGAGGAP from the coding sequence ATGATTAAAAGATTAACTCTGGCCCTGATGGCCTTAATGGTTTTAATTGTGGTGGTTTCTGGATGTACCAGTGAGAATAAAACTCAGAATAACACCCAGAACATTTCTAATCAAACACAAAACAACAGCACTACTAACAGCACAACCAACAGTAATATAAAGTCACCTGAAGAAGCTAAAGAAATAGCTCTACAATTTGTGGACGAACCCGGTGTAACTGCAGGAACACCCGTACTCAACACGGTTGATGGAAGGCAGATATATGTAGTTCCATTATACCAGAATGGAGAGGCAGTAGGGGAAATAGAGCTTGATGCTAAGACCGGAGAAAACCTGGGAGGAGCTGGTGGGGCCCCTTAA